The nucleotide window AAGTTCTTTGAGCTTAACGAAGTTAGAGAAAAGGTCAAGGAATATGAAGGAGTATTGGGAGAAATCAGAGGTTTTGCAAATGTAATTGCAGAATATTATGAGTTTACAGTGTCTGAAGTTAAGGTAATAAGCACAGAGGGTGTTGACGTTAATGAACAGAGGAGTCTAGGTAGTGTTTCGGTAGTATTTAATTTTAAGCGTGACGACTTCATAACACCTGAATTTTATGAGGGTATTACCGTCAGGGATTTATCTAAATTAGACCCCCAGAAAATAGTAGATGAAGCAAGAAAGAAAGGGGAGATCTTTAAGAAAAGGACGGTGTTGGACAAGAAAGTTAAAGAAGCAGTCTTTACTCCTAAAGCTATTTCCTCTCTACTGTCTCCACTTTTATCTTATGCGGTGTCTTTAGAGAACGTATATAGGGGTAAGAGCACGTTAAAAGAAGGTGAAATTTTAAGTGAGAAATTAAATATTATAGATAATCCTAATATAAACTGGGCTCCGTATAGCAGGTCTTTTGACGGCGAGGGCTTACCCTCTAAAGAGACGAGAATAGTGAGTGATGGTAAAGTAACGACATTTCTATCTAATACATACTGGGCAAATAGGGCTGGAAAAGCTAATACACATTCATCTTCTAGGTTTTATTCTTCATTACCGGTAATCTCTTCATCAATACTCGACATTGATATAGCCCCTGACGCTGAAGAGGATACGGTAGTCATAGACCAAGTTCAGGGAGTTCATACAAGCAATTTCGATACTGGTGAGTTCTCAGTAGTAGGTTCTGTAGCTTGGTATAATCAGGTCGCAATTAGAGAAGTCGTAATTACTGGCACTTTAAAGGATATGTTAAAGGGAATTATCGGGGGAATAGGTAAAGATAAGGAGGTAAAGGGAAACGTGTATACCCGCTCCCTAAAGGTAGGTAATATTAATATAGCGTGAGTTTTTTAAATGGATTCTAAGAAATAGAAAGTGATCATGTATGTTTAAAAAAATTCTCGTAGCATATGATGGTTCGGATCACGCGATCAGAGCACTGGATGTCGCAATAGACCTTGCAAGCAAGTACGGTGCTAAACTCGATGTAGTAGAAGTAGTCGATACAGCTGCACTACTAGGAATGGGTGTGGCACCGATCCCTGGTGAAGTCATCCAACAGGTCTACAATAAGGCTAAGACTGACGTAGAAAACGCTAAGGCTAAAGCCCAGCAAAACGGTGTAAAAGAAGTCGAGGCTGTAGTACTAGAAGGAGATCCAGCTACTGCAATCCTTGAATACGCTTCAAAGAACGGAAGCGACCTAATCGTCACTGGTAGCAGGGGGTTGTCTACTTTTAAGAGGATAATCTTAGGTAGTGTGTCGACTAAGATAGTAGAAGACGCGAAGACGCCAGTTTTAGTAGTCAAATAACACCGTAAAAAGTAAAAAGTTAAAAAAGAAAACACTTTCTTATATCGTTATTTTCTTTACAGCTATACCTCCTCTACTCTAAGTACTTCTTCTACTTCAAATATACCGCAATCCGTCACGAGCCTACCCATAAAGTCTACAAAAAGTGCTTTACATTGCTTCTCCCATTCTCTACCTATTATCTTTATTACCTTATCTCTAATTGATAGATAGCGGTTGAGCTGGTCTATTACTTTTTGTTCGTCTAAAGAAAGATACTCGTTAATTTTTTCTATTACCTCATTTAGTACTTGTTCATTATCTATGTATTTTCCTAATTCCTTCTTTATAGAAGTTGCTTTTATACCCTGAGGAAACGTGTCCACATTAGTGTCGATACCTGCCCCTATAAAAGCGGTCCCACTATTACCCTCAACTATAGCTTCTATTAGTATTCCGCTTACTTTACCGTTTTTTGACACTATATCGTTAGGCCACCTGATCATTGTATCTATGTACTTACTTAATACGTCTCTGATAGCAAGGGAAACACTTAACGTAGTAAATGGAACCTTCTCAGGGTTAAACCCCTTTATTACATAGGTAAACCATAGTCCCCCCTTTGGTGAATACCACTCTCTCCTATACCTACCCCTAGCCCTAGTCTGCTCATCAGCTACTATAACAAATTTATCTGCATTAACCATATTATAGATGGCTTCAGCTAGGTCTTGAGTCGATGTAATGCTGGGGAACTTAAAGATTAACATACTTATATACATCCTCCAGTTTCTTTATAACCGAAAAAGCTGACGCTTTTCTTGCTCTATTCATGATAGCAAACCCTATTCCCCTTTCTGGGAAACCTATCATAATGCCTATATCTACGTTAAGTTTATCTAATTCTCTGAAGGCATCGAACAGATTTCTTGCAACCTCATACAAATTTTCATCACTTCCTAGTACGAGTGTAGGGTACTCTTTGAATTTTTCTGAAATTTCTTTACTTATTAAAAGTGCAACTTTGTATTTCTGGCTTATAACTTTCACTACTTGTTCAAAAATTTCTCTATTTTCAACAAGTACTAGCTTGGTAGAAGGTGCGTAATGCTTGTATTTCATCCCTGGTGCTAGTGCTATTTCAGCTTCTTTCTTTCCCTCAGCAAATTCCGGGACTATTAGGTCGGGGAAGAACTTTTTTAATTCCTCTACTGTAAACGGTCCAGGCCTAAGGAGCACTGGCGGGTTTATAGATACGTTAATTATTGTTGACTCTACACCAAAAAACGTATGTCCTCCATCTATTATTACGTCAACTCTCCCGTTCATATCCGCTATCACGTCCTCTGGTTTAGTAGGGCTAGGCTTTGTGGCTAAATTGGCACTAGGTGCGGCTATCGGTACCCCGCTTTCTCTAATTAGTTGTAGTGCTATTGGATGAGCAGGCATTCTCACGGCTACTGTGTCTAGGTTCGCTGTAACTTCTTTCGGGACTTTAGGTGTTTTTTTCAAGACGAACGTGAGCGGGCCTGGCCAAACTGTCTGGGCTAGCTCTAATACGTTATCCGGGATCTCTGAGGCTACTTCATATAATTGTTCTATATCGGAAATATGGACGATTAGAGGGTTATCTACCGGTCTGTTTTTAGCTTGGAATATCTTGAGGCAAGCAGTTCCGTCGTAAGCGTTAGCACCCAGACCGTAGACTGTTTCAGTGGGAAATGCTACCGTCCCCCCTTTTTTTATAACTTCAGCCGCTTGCCTAATCTTGTCCATCTCAGGGTTTAAAGGGTCGATTTTGAGGATTAACGTCATATGTTTTTAAAAGATTAAGAGTAAAATAAAAAAGTGGTGATGAGGAACCAACGAGAAGCTATTGGTGGCTGGGGCGCTCTATGCTGAGTATAATGAACGGTGATTTATGAGGTGATCACGGAGCGGTGAAGAAGGGCTTTAAAGAAGCCCAATAATGTTTAAAAAATTGAAAAAAGATAAGCTAAACAAAAATATCAATATATATACTTTTGCACTTGCGATATTAACTAAAGGTTTTAAGACACGGATGAGATAATCGACATGGTATGTCAGACCAGTTATTACTAACCGGAAATGTCCAAGAGGCAGCTAAAAAAGCTGTTCAGTGGCTTATAAATAGACGACCTATAAAGGAGTTGAGGGATTGGGGTTTAGCGTTCTCCCTATGGCCCCCTCACTTAACCACGAGCTGTTGCGGTACTGAATTCGGTGCTTTTGCAGCGGGTAGGTTTGATTCTGAGAGGTTCGGAGTTTTACCTTTCTCGTCAGCTAGGCAGACAAACCTACTAGTCATAGAAGGCACCTTGACGAGGAAGATGGCTAGAGCCGCTAAGATAGTCTATGACCAAATGCCTGAACCTAAGTTTGTTATTGCTATGGGTGCTTGTTCATTAGAAGGGGGGATATTCTGGAACTCGTATAATACCGTATTACCCTCAGAGATCGGGATACCCGTAGATATATATGCGCCAGGGTGCCCTACAAGACCAGAAGCTTTAGCTAGAGCTATAATACAGCTCCAGAAGAGGATCAGAGAAGGAGATAAAAGGGTTCAAAACGGTAAAAAGATCGTTAGGACAGAAACCAAGAAAAGCACAGATGAAAGTTTGCCTTTAGGCCAAGGAGCTAAGAAAAATGAGGAGAAACCTATTGTACAGTGAATAATGTAAATGCGTAATCCACATCAACCAATTTTGCCTTAATAATGTGTTTGTGATCTATTCTGAATTTAGTCGGTATTCGATCTATTTCTATACCATAATACGATTTCAAATAAGTCGTGATTTGCATTATTAGATCTTCCCTATTAGTGCTGACTATAGGTATATCATACAATATTAAAACTTTCTCTAATTTTTCTGATTTTATACCTGTGAAAATTAATGAAGTAGTAATATACTGACTGTGTTTTTTTGCGTTAATTGTTAGTACTATACTGTCCATATCATATAATGATGTTAAACCGCCATCCCCTTCTTTTACTTCCACATCATATCTGTAACCAGTCACAATTTTCTTCCTTAACTTTTCAGATAGTAATATAAGTTTTCTAAGTTTAATCTTATCCTGATTGTATGAAGTAAATACTGGAACTTCCTCTGCTAGATAGGGAATAAACTCTGAAGTAAGCGTGATATATCTAACTTCTGGAGAGATAATTGAAGATACATCTACGTTTTGGAGTTGCATATGAGTATTTTATCTTCATACCTTATCATTTTTTCATTTAGATATGCTTTAATTAGTTTAAAATTAGAATGAACAATTTTTTACATTATAAATTTACGTTATCTTTTTTCAAGGTAGAAACCCCATATTTTCTCACCAGTTTAGATAACGCTGAAAAGTTACGAAATTAGTAATTAAGGTTAAGCATGTTATTCTGAAAACTTTTTAAAAAGATTTACATCAAAAGGAACTTATCTAAGATATTTTAGGTCCTCTATTTCATATATTGTAAATAATCAATAAAAATTCATTTAAAATAGATAAAGAATTGGCAAAAGATTAGGATAGTTTGATATTATTATAGAAAAATAATGCTAATTCTGTAAAAACGCTACGCTTAGGATAGCTATCGAGAAATAAAAATATTATAAATTTCAGCTATGAGCAGAGAGTAACTTACGGTTAGAATTGATCGGGGTAAGGATAGTTCCTATTCTCTACTAGTTCTCTATCTAGAGTATTAGCGATGCTAAAAGTCCTATTAGATGTGTAGCGATCGCTGCACCTAATCCTAGCCCCATCATTTCTAAGCCTTTTTTCTTAGGGTTTACATCACTAAGTAAACCTATTAAAAAACCTACAAAGAATATTGATATACCTGAAATAATGTATGATGAGACAAGACCTAGAATTCCGCTTATTCTAAGAAAATATGGTATAATAGGGATTATTGCACCGGTTATATAAGAAATTCCAGTGATACCAGAGCTCTTCAGAGGATTTTCTTCCACCTTTGGAGCTATGATATCTTCAGCTACATCAACAAGTTGGGGTGAAATTGATTGTGCTATTACGTCCTTTATTCCAAGTTCAGAAAGAATATCCTTTAGCCTCTTTGAGACTTCATTTCTGTCAACTATCTTTTGTATTTTTATTTTCTCTCTCTTATTTTCATTTATTTCTTTTTCAGATTTCGTTGATAAGTACGCTCCTATACTCATGGATAATGTACCGGAAATTCCTACTATTAGTCCTGATAATGCGACTACAATAGGGTTATTTATAGCGCCCGCTATTCCTGAAGTAGCTGCTAAGACTTCTATTAGCCCGTCACTAATACCGTATACAAAATCACTAACGTCTTTAGCTTTTATTGTTGTGAGCATCTCCTCGTGTACAGCCTCATCAACGCTAATTTCTTTCATTTTTTCTCTTTCGTCTTGGTCTAGTTCATTACTATTTGATAATTCGTGGTATTTTTGGATATCGTTCTCCTCATTGCTCTCTAGGAGTCTGAGAGTTAATTCCAGGCCAATAATTTTCCTAATTATGCTGTAAAACTTAGCATTAATTTTCTGTCTAAAACCAAGGTCTTTCACTTCTATTCCTCTTTTTTCACTAATTTCCTTCCAGATAGAAGCATGTTTCCTTTCCATCTCTGACATTTTGGCTAAGAACGCTCTCGCTACTGGATCTTTTTCTTTCCTGCTTAATTCTCGGTATACTTCAGCGTCAAATAATTCTTCTTTATACTGTTTACTGTAATCCATTAAATAAATTAGAATCATTCTAATTTAAAAGTTTTTCTAATATAGTAGGGCTGGAGCAGGAAAGTTCTCTTGGTATTAGTTTGCCATTAACTATTAAAATTCTGTATATTATTAAAAAATAGAAAAATAGAAGGAAGTGGTGGGATAAAATTAATAAAGGTTTTCTTATTTAATTTACATAAATGAAAAGGCTGATAGTCCTAATATTCTCTCTAATAGCAATAGGGGTTGTAGTCCCTGCTAATGCATATGCCCCTTTTATGGCACAGCCCCTCTATCTTAACATTTACCCAATATATACTGTAATTAACGTAGTTAATACGACTTATATCGGTGCAACTAGCTATTTTCATAATAACGTTACCGAGATAGTTAACTTTGTAGCTCATAACTCGACAATGAAAATTGAGCTATATAATGCTACTACTGGTGTCCAAATAGGCTGTATCTCTGTCATAATCCCCCCGCAATTTTACAAGTACGTATATTATAGTCCACAGTACGGCTCTGCGATTTTCTTAATAAATGTGACCGACAATGATACGTTCTATAAAGTCCCGGTAGCCTATTTGCACCTCGGCTTGTATTCAGTGGAAAACGCAAGTGGATATAATGTTAACTGTATTTATGAGATACCTATTGGGTCACTATACACACTATCAGGCGGTGTCTACGTTTATGTGAATACCACTTCCTTCTTTAACAAATATTTGAACGGAGTTCAAACTATTACATCGGACGTCAAAGCAGATATAGAAGGGGTCTACGCGTTCATTTTTGTAAGTTAAGACTTTTTTTTTAACTTTAACCTCCTATCTGTTTTTTCTTTTTTTAAAAAAAATAAAAAATTTTATTCCAAAACTATTCTAACGTCTGTGGCAAATGCACCACTTTCATTTACAAATAGTGGGTTTATGTCCATCTCCTTGATGTTTAAGTCAACGATCATCCTAGAGATGGCTACTATTGTCCTAATTAATGACCCCTCGTCATAACCCCTCTTCCTAGCGTGTAACATATCATGGATCTTGCTTTCCACCAGTACTTCTTGTGCTTCATCTTCGTAAATTGGTGATAACGCATAAGCTACGTTCTTAAGAACGTCGACATATATACCTCCACTCCCTACTAATACCACATGTCCAAACACGGGGTCTTTGAGTCCCCCAACAAACACTTCCAGCCCGGTGAGTTGCTGCTGTATCAGGACTCTTTTAGTCTGCTTGCTAAGTTCCTTATAAATACCTTTTACTTGGTCTTTCTCGACGTTAACGACTACTCCTTTTAGCTCAGTCTTATGGACAGGCTGGTCTGGAGAGATCTTCATGACTACTGGATACCCTATACTATCAGCGACCCTCTGTGCTTCTTCTTCGCTTTCTGCTATGCCCCACTTAGGAGTCTTGACACCGTAAATCTCCATTAACTTTAATGCTTCATAGTCTCGTAAAGTCTTTTTACCCTTTACTATTTCCGTAGCAGACTCTATCGGTTGGGAGATCCTAATTTTCTTTCTCGCTTCGGGCTTCTTTACTAAATACCTGATTGCTTTTACTGCGTCTTCTGGGAAAGTATAAGCAGGCATTCCTGCTGACTCCAAGATCTTTAACGCAAAGTCCTCATCAAGTCCCATTGTTATCCCTATGACGCCCTTGCTCTTAAAAGACGTTATAACTCTGGCTACGTCTGAACAGCTTACCATGGGTAAAGCTTGGACTATTACTAATTTGGTACAGTCTAAGTCTGATAATATCTTAAGGGCTGAGAGGTACCTTTCTCTGTTTGCGTCACCTGTAAGGTCTAACGGGTTCTTAGGGATCGAGGTAGGAGGTAAAACCTTTCTTAGTTCTTCCTGCATCCAAGACGGGATTTCTACCAGCTTTAACCCGTTTTTCTCTATTTCATCTGAAGTTAAAACACCATGCCCTCCTGAGTTCGTGATCACGAGGACTTGTTCCCTTATTGGTTCTGAATACATCAGTATCCTTGCTAAGTTTAACATATCATGTAAGTTATCCACTAAGATCCCGCCCCCAGTCTTTACTGCAGCCTTGAAAACCTCAAAAGACCCTGCCAAAGACCCTGTATGTGTCTTTGCCGCTGCAGCACCATTAGAGGTCGTCCCTCCTTTAAGGAATATTACGGGCTTTCTCTTAGTAACGTCTGGTAGGGTCTCCAAGAACGCATTTCCGTCTGAAACTCCCTCGATATAGACGAAAATTGCTTTGGTTTCGGCGTCATTAGATAAATATTCTAAAACCTCGTACTCCTTTATGTCCGCTTGGTTACCTAAACTTACCATGTAACTAATCCCTACTCTGTTTTTCTGTGCCCAATTGAGCATGTAAACACCTAGACCTCCACTTTGGACTACTAACGCTATATTACCCCTTTTTACGTCAGAGTATGCAAATGTGGCGTTTAGTTCAGGCGTAATAATCCCGAAGGTGTTAGGTCCTAGCATCCTTATATTACCCTTCTTAGCAATACTCAATACTTCGTCTTCCAGTTTAGCTTCTCCTACTTCTCTGAATCCTGCTGTTATCACTATAGCAGCTTTAACTTGTTTTTCTACGGCTTCTTCCATTACTGACGGTACAGCTTCTCTAGGGACTGTAATGACTATGAGGTCGAGCTGGTCTGGGATCTCTTTTATGCTTTTGTAAGCTTTCACCCCCTCTACGTCTTCTGCTTTAGTATTTACTGGATATAATTTCCCGTGATAAGTGGATAACAAGTTCCTGAAAACGATGTTTCCGACTTTTTCTTTGTGTCTGGAAGCTCCGATCACTGCTATACTTTTTGGTTTAAATAAAGCATCTAATGTCATAACTTTCTAATAAGGAAATATTATATAAAAACTTTTTATGTCTAATTAGCGAAATAACAACTAGTCTAACTCCTCGACTTTTAAGAACCTAGTAGTACCTCCATTGTCTCCACATACACCTCCAACTACTACAATGAACCCTTTCTGGCCAAGATATGCTGCTTCCTCTCTGGCCTTTTTTACTATTTCATCTAAACTTTTTAGCTCTTCAGCCTTCTTGGGATATACGCCGTAACAGATCCTCAATTTCTTTATTAAATCCTCTGAAGGCGTGAGGGTGATTACGGGAACCACTGGTCTTAACCTAGATATTCTCAGCGCTGACGAACCAGACCGTGTATAAGTAATTATTGCAAATGCTGATGATAATATACTTGATATTACAGCCGAATAGGCTATGGCTTCGTCGACATTTTTATAGATATGAGTTCTTTTCGGTTTAAAGGTCCTCTCTACGGAGATTATGAGTTCATTAAGGGTCTTAGCAGCTTCTATGGGAAACTTTCCCATGGCAGTCTCATCGCTCAACATGATCGCATCAACTCCTTGTGATATTGAGTTAGCGACATCAATTGTCTCGGCCCTTGTTGGAAGCGGTGAGTTCACCATCGACTCAAGTACTTGTGTTGCTAAGATAACTGGTTTTCCATAAGCTCTAGCAATATTTACTATTTTTCTCTGAGTCTGTGGAAGGTTTGGCAAACCTACTTCAACACCTAAGTCACCCCTAGCCACCATTATACCATCGGCTTCTCTCACTATATTCCTGAGATTTTTTAACGCCGCTTTCTTTTCAATTTTAGCTATAACCCATGCTTTTCCTGACACTATTTCTTTTACTTTCCTTATGTCTTCTTCACTCACAACAAAAGACAGTCCTATATAAGTTGCTCCCAGTATTAACGCTTCTTTTAGTAATTCAAGGTCTCTTTGAGTTATCCCGAGAGGTATGTCGGCATCTGGTATATTAATCCCTTTCCTGGAAGTTAATATCCCTCCTTCTTTTACGATGCCTTCAGCATACCCATCATCTACTTTAGTTATTTTGACCCTTATCCTACCGTCTGCGATCAGGACATCTGTACCTTCTTTTATTAACTTAAAGAATAATTGGTCTTCTACGGGGACTCCTTTATCCCCAAATTTAATCTGATCTCCGTTCTTCAAAATAATCGGTTCATTTTCTAGGTCTCCTATCCTAAGCTTGGGGCCTGGAAGATCTACTAAGACCGGGGC belongs to Stygiolobus caldivivus and includes:
- a CDS encoding universal stress protein; translation: MFKKILVAYDGSDHAIRALDVAIDLASKYGAKLDVVEVVDTAALLGMGVAPIPGEVIQQVYNKAKTDVENAKAKAQQNGVKEVEAVVLEGDPATAILEYASKNGSDLIVTGSRGLSTFKRIILGSVSTKIVEDAKTPVLVVK
- a CDS encoding acetate--CoA ligase family protein, whose protein sequence is MTLDALFKPKSIAVIGASRHKEKVGNIVFRNLLSTYHGKLYPVNTKAEDVEGVKAYKSIKEIPDQLDLIVITVPREAVPSVMEEAVEKQVKAAIVITAGFREVGEAKLEDEVLSIAKKGNIRMLGPNTFGIITPELNATFAYSDVKRGNIALVVQSGGLGVYMLNWAQKNRVGISYMVSLGNQADIKEYEVLEYLSNDAETKAIFVYIEGVSDGNAFLETLPDVTKRKPVIFLKGGTTSNGAAAAKTHTGSLAGSFEVFKAAVKTGGGILVDNLHDMLNLARILMYSEPIREQVLVITNSGGHGVLTSDEIEKNGLKLVEIPSWMQEELRKVLPPTSIPKNPLDLTGDANRERYLSALKILSDLDCTKLVIVQALPMVSCSDVARVITSFKSKGVIGITMGLDEDFALKILESAGMPAYTFPEDAVKAIRYLVKKPEARKKIRISQPIESATEIVKGKKTLRDYEALKLMEIYGVKTPKWGIAESEEEAQRVADSIGYPVVMKISPDQPVHKTELKGVVVNVEKDQVKGIYKELSKQTKRVLIQQQLTGLEVFVGGLKDPVFGHVVLVGSGGIYVDVLKNVAYALSPIYEDEAQEVLVESKIHDMLHARKRGYDEGSLIRTIVAISRMIVDLNIKEMDINPLFVNESGAFATDVRIVLE
- a CDS encoding L-threonylcarbamoyladenylate synthase; the protein is MTLILKIDPLNPEMDKIRQAAEVIKKGGTVAFPTETVYGLGANAYDGTACLKIFQAKNRPVDNPLIVHISDIEQLYEVASEIPDNVLELAQTVWPGPLTFVLKKTPKVPKEVTANLDTVAVRMPAHPIALQLIRESGVPIAAPSANLATKPSPTKPEDVIADMNGRVDVIIDGGHTFFGVESTIINVSINPPVLLRPGPFTVEELKKFFPDLIVPEFAEGKKEAEIALAPGMKYKHYAPSTKLVLVENREIFEQVVKVISQKYKVALLISKEISEKFKEYPTLVLGSDENLYEVARNLFDAFRELDKLNVDIGIMIGFPERGIGFAIMNRARKASAFSVIKKLEDVYKYVNL
- a CDS encoding biotin--[acetyl-CoA-carboxylase] ligase encodes the protein MLIFKFPSITSTQDLAEAIYNMVNADKFVIVADEQTRARGRYRREWYSPKGGLWFTYVIKGFNPEKVPFTTLSVSLAIRDVLSKYIDTMIRWPNDIVSKNGKVSGILIEAIVEGNSGTAFIGAGIDTNVDTFPQGIKATSIKKELGKYIDNEQVLNEVIEKINEYLSLDEQKVIDQLNRYLSIRDKVIKIIGREWEKQCKALFVDFMGRLVTDCGIFEVEEVLRVEEV
- a CDS encoding TldD/PmbA family protein translates to MVDEYTLIQRAKDLGYEAEIYSVKSKNFQVKRGEQFYSFNLVDQGYGLRVIKDGRVGFAYSTVLDEGILNLAIESSKASKEDKFNVLPSPEKVNRINLKFFELNEVREKVKEYEGVLGEIRGFANVIAEYYEFTVSEVKVISTEGVDVNEQRSLGSVSVVFNFKRDDFITPEFYEGITVRDLSKLDPQKIVDEARKKGEIFKKRTVLDKKVKEAVFTPKAISSLLSPLLSYAVSLENVYRGKSTLKEGEILSEKLNIIDNPNINWAPYSRSFDGEGLPSKETRIVSDGKVTTFLSNTYWANRAGKANTHSSSRFYSSLPVISSSILDIDIAPDAEEDTVVIDQVQGVHTSNFDTGEFSVVGSVAWYNQVAIREVVITGTLKDMLKGIIGGIGKDKEVKGNVYTRSLKVGNINIA
- the pyk gene encoding pyruvate kinase, which produces MSKRKTKIISTLGPSSEKLVDELLKYTDVIRLNFAHGDEEQHKKYFELVGDKAPVLVDLPGPKLRIGDLENEPIILKNGDQIKFGDKGVPVEDQLFFKLIKEGTDVLIADGRIRVKITKVDDGYAEGIVKEGGILTSRKGINIPDADIPLGITQRDLELLKEALILGATYIGLSFVVSEEDIRKVKEIVSGKAWVIAKIEKKAALKNLRNIVREADGIMVARGDLGVEVGLPNLPQTQRKIVNIARAYGKPVILATQVLESMVNSPLPTRAETIDVANSISQGVDAIMLSDETAMGKFPIEAAKTLNELIISVERTFKPKRTHIYKNVDEAIAYSAVISSILSSAFAIITYTRSGSSALRISRLRPVVPVITLTPSEDLIKKLRICYGVYPKKAEELKSLDEIVKKAREEAAYLGQKGFIVVVGGVCGDNGGTTRFLKVEELD
- a CDS encoding VIT1/CCC1 transporter family protein, which codes for MDYSKQYKEELFDAEVYRELSRKEKDPVARAFLAKMSEMERKHASIWKEISEKRGIEVKDLGFRQKINAKFYSIIRKIIGLELTLRLLESNEENDIQKYHELSNSNELDQDEREKMKEISVDEAVHEEMLTTIKAKDVSDFVYGISDGLIEVLAATSGIAGAINNPIVVALSGLIVGISGTLSMSIGAYLSTKSEKEINENKREKIKIQKIVDRNEVSKRLKDILSELGIKDVIAQSISPQLVDVAEDIIAPKVEENPLKSSGITGISYITGAIIPIIPYFLRISGILGLVSSYIISGISIFFVGFLIGLLSDVNPKKKGLEMMGLGLGAAIATHLIGLLASLIL